The Palaemon carinicauda isolate YSFRI2023 chromosome 43, ASM3689809v2, whole genome shotgun sequence genome window below encodes:
- the LOC137633758 gene encoding uncharacterized protein, with protein MFREAIQPLYFKILCWVNPGWNPASNFQDYLESQGVNIIQVKKSLNDNQLDKIMNPSSHETWDITQIYALLPFSKLLAGKNDKKWHEQNGSDPELFLTCLKNKRNEAAHNPNMNKERCSLVIDTVYDLTIKLQEGLKLVVLRDVGMAGMGKTTLVKKIISDWLSKKDDIKGLNDFAILLNVECRDSIESFKDLPEVEVRFNNQVKSDYTTVSTISLEGIPKEKREEFVCKYYAVLGSDNSPLQSLDELLKYLRKTMHTMHEVWGLPLNLALVTILWVNKPDIISNITTEAELYWQFYLLSRSKLEERLAKYPNTAHFLPGELLQKTEQFIEKLCLESFRALQKDEINIPESTIKYLSKFCYHMKLPVEELTGAFLKKVTTSQGSFLYSFPHKGMMEFMAALSFPMKLTNQCWGQSVNTATPTKIFEMLLGGSLPENLHKYQNMLIQMISLLHMGDEDEMKVSEDAKIEALELLVRSGVNDRDSALRVLKNIKCDHSSSRWIAQRFKLFDVHTYIYDSTIDAYIALLRATDAPLPNREEIEIVIYLNDTDGLVELQRQLSRHLINPSRIELNNHYKGDSEPTVEERESIKNLLTNDCEEYEGIWDPTFQIPPNIEELRVMCKDHPSLDAFCQSLEKTKKIRNLEIRFSVNDVSSVSRPIPFLEKDPLVYVDVRDVKEEDIEKVGDILRTLQQQDARRLFWSISFPLCSLGRTRSPEVILRLLASLKGVRVRDYIVFPKEERPDDEALEEEMDLKAKESTGCRDDIEWCSLWANYKRESMRRITVLHNDILRRLTNTPRHHSASVISDELVEQKTDWLTVAIDTVPRHLLDLREADMLGQRPSDP; from the exons atgttcagggaagccattcagcctctttatttcaaGATCCTCTGCTGGGTGAATCCTGGATGGAATCCAGCCAGTAACTTCCaagactacctcgaaagccaaggggtcaacatcaTTCAAGTCAAAAAGAGTCTTAATGATAATCAACTGGATAAGATCATGAATCCTTCATCACACGAAACATGGGACATAACTCAGATTTATGCGCTTCTTCCGTTTTCTAAACttttagctggaaaaaatgacaaaaagtggCATGAACAAAATGGGTCCGACCCAGAATTGTTTTTAACATGCctaaaaaacaaaaggaatgaaGCAGCCCACAATCCAAATATGAACAAAGAGAGATGTTCTCTcgtgatagatacagtatatgaccttacaataaaacttcaagagggcttaaaacttgtcgttctccgggatgta ggaatggcaggtatggggaaaaccactctggttaagaagatcatttctgactggctcagtaagaaggaCGACATTAAAGGCCTTAATGACTTTGCCATACTTTTGAATGTAGAATGCcgggattccattgaatcttttaaagactt acctgaagttgaggtgagattcaacaatcaggtgaaatctgattacacaactgtgtctacaattagtcttgagggaattccaaaggagaagagagaagagtttgtatgcaagtattatgcagtattggggtcagacaattctcctttgcaatcattagatgaactgttaaagtatctgaggaaaacaatgcacactatgcatgaggtgtggggactacccttaaatctcgctcttgtaacaattctgtgggtgaataaaccagatattataagcaacatcaccactgaagctgagctctactggcaattttaccttttgtctcgctcaaaattagaggagcgtttggcGAAATACCCCAACACAGCTCATTTCCTACCAGGTGAACTGCTTCAAAAAACGGAgcagtttattgaaaaactatgtcttgaatcattcagagcattacaaaaagatgaaatcaatattccagaatccaccatcaaatatttgtccaagttctgttatcatatgaaattgccagtcgaagagctaactggcgccttcctgaagaaagtgaccacttcccagggctcctttctttacagtttccctcataaagggatgatggaattcatggcagctctgtctttccctatgaaattgacaaaccaatgctggggccaatctgtaaacacagccacacctacaaagatctttgaaatgcttcttggagggagtctccctgaaaaccttcacaaatatcaaaatatgctgatacagatgatcagcctattgcatatgggtgacgaggacgagatgaaggtgtcagaagatgccaagattgaggcactggaactcctagtaaggtcgggagtgaacgacaGAGACTCTGCcctaagagtcttgaagaatatcaaatgtgatcattcttcttcaagatggatagcacagaggttcaagtTGTTTGATGTGCACACCTACATTTATGATTctacaattgatgcgtacattgccctccttagagccacagatgcccctctcccaaacagagaggaaattGAAATCGTAATATACCTTaatgacactgatgggttagttgaactacaaaggcaacttagccggcatctcatcaacccatcaAGGATAGAACTGAATAACCATTACAAaggagattcagagccgaccgtagaagagagagagtcaatcaagaatctactcaccaatga ttgtgaggAATACgaaggcatctgggacccaacgttccaaatccctccaaatattgAAGAACTCAGAGTCATGTGTAAGGACCAtcccagcctcgacgccttctgtcaatctttggaaaagacaaaaaagATTAGAAATttag agattcgcttcagtgtcaacgacgtcagcagcgtcagtcgccccatccctttcttggagaaggatccaCTTGTCTATGTCGATGTCagggacgtcaaggaagaagacatcgagaaggttggggacatccttcggacattgcaacaacaggatgcaaggag ATTGTTCTGGTCAATCTcatttcctctgtgttccctggggaggacgaggagccctgaggtcatcctcagactcctcgcctccttgaagggagtcagggtgagagacTACATCGTGTTCCCAAAagaagaacgaccagatgacgaagccttagaagaagagatggatcttaaggcaaaggaatccaccggatgtagagATGATATTgaatg gtgctcgctatgggcaaactataagcgtgaatcgatgagacgtatcacagtccttcacaatgatatcctaagacgcctcactaataccccgaggcaccattcagcttcagtgat atcagatgaactggtggAACAGAAGACTGACTGGCTTACTGTTGCAATTGATACAGTTCCTCGTCATCTGTTGGACTTgagagaagctgacatgttaggccagcgtccgtcagacccatga